The genomic interval TCCAGCCGATGGCGGCCGCCGAGAAAGGCATCCGGCCGCAGGCGGCCGAGCACCAGGTGGGCGTCGGTCACGGTGGGTTCGATGCCGCCGCGTCCGTAACAGACCGGACCGGGATCGGCACCGGCGCTTTCCGGCCCCACGCGCAGGGCGCCGCCGGGATCGACCCGCGCAATGGAGCCGCCACCGGACCCGACCGTGTGGATGTCGAGCAACGGGATCCCGATGGGAAGCCCGCCGATGGTACCTTCGGTGGTGAGGGGCAGGGCGTCGGGCACCAGCGCCACGTCCGTGGACGTGCCGCCCATGTCGAACGTGATCAGGTGGCGGGTGCCGGACAGCTCGGCCACGAAGCGGGCGCCGATCAGGCCGCCGGCCGGTCCCGAGAGCACGCAGCGGACGGCCTGGGTGCGGGCCTCGCGGGCATGAATCAGGCCGCCGCTGGACTGCATCACGCGCAACGTGCCGCCCAGCGCGGCTTCGAGGCGGCCGAGGTAACGATCCAGCACGGGGGCCACGTAGGCACTGGCCGTCGTGGTGCTGGCCCGCTCGTACTCCCGGAAAGCGGGCAGGATGTCGCTGGAGGCCGCCACCACGAAGCCGGCTTCCCGCAGTGCGCGCGCCAGCCGTTGCTCGTGGTCCGGGTGGGCAAAAGAAAAAAGCAGACAGACGGCGACCGACTCCACGCGGGCCGACCGAAGCGCCTCGATCAGCGGTGGAATGGCCGTCTCGTCCAGCGGTTGAAGCACCGATCCGTCGGGACCCACGCGTTCCGGCACTTCAAAGCACAGCGTGCGTGGCACGAGCGGTTCGGGCCGTCGGGCGGCCAGATCGTACAACTCGGCCCGGTTCTGACGGCCGATATGCAGCAGGTCCCGAAAGCCCGCCGTCGTGACGAAGGCCGTGCGCGCGCCTTTGCGTTCCAGCAGGGCGTTCGTGGCGACGGTCGAGCCGTGCACGATCTGGCGTGCGGCCGCTGGCACCTGCTGCAGGCCTTCGAGCACGGCACGCGCCGGATCGTCCGGCGTGGAGAAGATCTTGAAGGTAGTCAGGCGCCCGTCCGTTTCGTCGAAAACGACAAAGTCCGTAAAGGTCCCTCCGATGTCGATACCTACGCGGATGCTCATGGGGCAAGACGACGCAGTCGATACAGATAGCGACCCAGAAGCAGTAGCAAAAAGAAGGTAATGCCGCCGGCCAGTTTCAGCAGCAGCGACTCCGACAGTACCGGACCCACGCCGGCCGCCTGCAATGCGGCCAGCAGGTTGCGCAGGCCGAGCAACACGGCGATCCCGACCGAGAGGCCGGCGAGCACGTTCAGCCCGGGCGAAGTGAGGCCGTCGCGTCCCATCAGGCGCGGATCGTTGGTGGCGATCCACAGAAATACGGCCACGATCGGTAGCAGCACGCCGTTGAGTGCCTGGGCCGTGATGATGGCCGGGATCGGCCGCAGGTCCAGCAGACTCAGGAGCACGCCGCTGCCCCATACCACCAGCCAGGTAAGCCGGTAGGTGCGGTCGTGCTCCGAGGCGTTCGGTGCACTCAGCAGGCCCCGGGCCGTGATGGCGGCGGCGATGGGCGCCGTCAGCGCCGACGTGAAGCCGGCCGCAAAGAGTCCCAGCGCGAACAGGGTGCGGGCCCAGGTGCCCAGCACCCGACCGAGCGTGTCGGCAAGGGCCGCGTAGGTGAAGGTGCCCTGTACCGCCGTGCCGACCACCAGCACGGCCATCGAGATCAGGCCGCCGCCGACGATGGCCACGGCCAGCCCGAAGCGCGTAGTGTCCAGCGGCTCGCCCCGGGCCAGCCCGGAGCCCAGAAACAGGTTGTAGGGTA from Rhodothermus marinus carries:
- a CDS encoding NRAMP family divalent metal transporter, with the translated sequence MRRWTSILLGAVLTAAFIGPGTVTTAAAAGAGYGLALLWALTFSTLACWTLQEAAARLAICSGRPLAEALRDQFDGWKGVAVRLLALGAIVLGNAAFEVGNVLGAVAGLELVFDVPRRLLVLGVGLLSGTLLWFGTLRMLPRVLGVFVAFMGLAFLITALQVHPPDAALLRHLVWPALPEGAGLLVVGLIGTTVVPYNLFLGSGLARGEPLDTTRFGLAVAIVGGGLISMAVLVVGTAVQGTFTYAALADTLGRVLGTWARTLFALGLFAAGFTSALTAPIAAAITARGLLSAPNASEHDRTYRLTWLVVWGSGVLLSLLDLRPIPAIITAQALNGVLLPIVAVFLWIATNDPRLMGRDGLTSPGLNVLAGLSVGIAVLLGLRNLLAALQAAGVGPVLSESLLLKLAGGITFFLLLLLGRYLYRLRRLAP
- a CDS encoding hydantoinase/oxoprolinase family protein, producing MSIRVGIDIGGTFTDFVVFDETDGRLTTFKIFSTPDDPARAVLEGLQQVPAAARQIVHGSTVATNALLERKGARTAFVTTAGFRDLLHIGRQNRAELYDLAARRPEPLVPRTLCFEVPERVGPDGSVLQPLDETAIPPLIEALRSARVESVAVCLLFSFAHPDHEQRLARALREAGFVVAASSDILPAFREYERASTTTASAYVAPVLDRYLGRLEAALGGTLRVMQSSGGLIHAREARTQAVRCVLSGPAGGLIGARFVAELSGTRHLITFDMGGTSTDVALVPDALPLTTEGTIGGLPIGIPLLDIHTVGSGGGSIARVDPGGALRVGPESAGADPGPVCYGRGGIEPTVTDAHLVLGRLRPDAFLGGRHRLDAEAAEEALTRLARTLRLDVPPGLTPAQAAARGIVAVAEAHMARALRVISVERGYDPRDFVLVSFGGAGGLHAATLARALGIRRVLVPAQASVLSALGMLAADVVRDYVQTVMLPGTTSSEELRRRFDPLVRQGREELRAEGFASGQIRIERLLDVRYPGQSYELTVPFGRGWIRAFHRLHRRRYGYATPDLVPEIVNLRVRATGPIAPPALPTVEAGDPVPPSEALLDRTPVVLETSRADVPFFDATRLSAGNRLLGPAVLVRPDTTIYLPPETTAHVDRFGHVWIDT